The Malus domestica chromosome 10, GDT2T_hap1 genome contains a region encoding:
- the LOC103409876 gene encoding probable amidase At4g34880 isoform X3 has product MAAGDDFPLTGGVHGFSIKEATIDDLQLAFEHNQLTSRQLVQFYLSEISSLNPFLKAVIEVNPDALDLADKADYERKTKAPSATLSKLHGIPILVKDNIATKDKLNTTAGSYALVGSVVPRDAGVVTKLRNAGAIILGKASLSEWSNWRSNCAPNGWSARGGLGRNPYNIEVTPSGSSSGSAISVAANLAAVALGTETDGSILSPSSFNSVVGMKPTVGLTSRAGVVPISSRQDSVGPICRTVSDAAYVLDVIAGIDINDIATTEALQYIPDGGYAQFLKLDGLKGKRLGILRKFYDLNDTFLTQTFEQHVNTLRKGGAAVVDNLKMAHEVNFRASGEHAALSFEFKVSLNRYLNDLVDSPVRSLADVIAFNRKNLKLEKIDEYGQELFEASEKTNGIGEKEQKLLSKLATLSRDGFEKFMTDNRLDALVTYSSSASSILAIGGFPGIVVPAGYHDTENYPFGICFGGLKGSEPTLIEVAYAFEKATKIRKPPPLDQLISSTATPTAPDQVESATSTIAAATERLGLAAQEHPQGSLLQETGQI; this is encoded by the exons ATGGCAGCTGGGGATGACTTTCCCTTGACGGGTGGAG TCCATGGATTCTCAATCAAGGAAGCCACCATAGACGATCTCCAACTCGCTTTTGAGCACAACCAACTCACCTCAAGGCAACTTGTCCAATTTTACCTTTCTGAAATCAGTAGCCTCAACCCTTTCCTTAAGGCGGTCATAGAAGTGAACCCGGATGCGCTTGACCTTGCTGACAAGGCTGACTATGAGCGCAAGACTAAGGCGCCGTCCGCAACACTCTCCAAGTTACATGGCATTCCCATTCTTGTCAAGGACAACATTGCAACCAAGGACAAGTTGAACACCACAGCTGGCTCTTATGCTTTGGTTGGCTCAGTTGTGCCGCGTGATGCGGGTGTTGTCACCAAGCTGAGGAATGCCGGAGCTATCATACTGGGAAAGGCCAGCTTGAGCGAGTGGTCGAATTGGAGGTCCAATTGTGCTCCTAACGGTTGGAGTGCCAGAGGCGGCCTAGGGCGG AATCCTTACAATATTGAGGTGACGCCTAGTGGCTCAAGCAGCGGGTCAGCAATATCGGTGGCAGCAAATCTGGCAGCAGTGGCACTGGGGACTGAGACAGATGGGTCAATTTTAAGTCCGTCCAGTTTTAACTCAGTAGTTGGCATGAAACCAACAGTCGGTCTTACTAGTCGAGCAGGGGTTGTCCCAATCTCCTCAAGACAGGACTCAGTTGG GCCCATTTGCAGGACAGTATCAGATGCTGCTTATGTTCTTGATGTAATCGCAGGCATTGACATCAACGATATTGCAACAACTGAGGCATTGCAGTACATCCCTGATGGTGGCTACGCACAGTTTCTCAAACTTGATGGACTTAAAGGAAAGAGATTGGGGATATTGAGAAAATTCTATGACTTAAATGATACTTTCTTGACCCAAACTTTTGAACAACATGTCAACACATTGAG GAAAGGAGGTGCTGCTGTGGTAGACAATTTGAAAATGGCTCATGAGGTCAATTTCCGTGCAAGTGGCGAACACGCTGCGTTGTCATTTGAGTTCAAAGTATCCTTAAACAGATACCTTAATGACTTGGTGGATTCCCCGGTGCGATCCTTGGCAGACGTGATTGCCTTCAACAGGAAGAACTTGAAACTG GAAAAAATCGATGAATACGGACAAGAGCTCTTCGAAGCATCCGAGAAGACTAATGGAATAGGGGAAAAAGAGCAGAAACTGTTGTCAAAGTTAGCGACACTGTCGAGAGATGGATTTGAGAAGTTCATGACAGATAACAGACTAGATGCCTTGGTGACCTATTCTAGCAGTGCGTCTTCTATCCTTGCAATTGGTGGTTTCCCGGGCATTGTTGTGCCAGCGGGATATCATGACACTGAAAACTACCCTTTTGGCATTTGCTTTGGGGGACTAAAGGGCTCGGAGCCAACGTTGATTGAGGTCGCGTATGCATTTGAGAAAGCAACTAAGATCAGGAAGCCTCCGCCTCTAGACCAACTTATCTCAAGTACCGCCACTCCTACTGCTCCCGATCAAGTTGAGTCCGCGACATCCACCATCGCTGCAGCCACAGAAAGACTCGGCCTAGCCGCTCAAGAGCACCCCCAAGGAAGTCTCTTGCAAGAAACTGGTCAAATATAA
- the LOC103409876 gene encoding probable amidase At4g34880 isoform X1, translating to MAAGDDFPLTGGVSLGTQATTVHGFSIKEATIDDLQLAFEHNQLTSRQLVQFYLSEISSLNPFLKAVIEVNPDALDLADKADYERKTKAPSATLSKLHGIPILVKDNIATKDKLNTTAGSYALVGSVVPRDAGVVTKLRNAGAIILGKASLSEWSNWRSNCAPNGWSARGGLGRNPYNIEVTPSGSSSGSAISVAANLAAVALGTETDGSILSPSSFNSVVGMKPTVGLTSRAGVVPISSRQDSVGPICRTVSDAAYVLDVIAGIDINDIATTEALQYIPDGGYAQFLKLDGLKGKRLGILRKFYDLNDTFLTQTFEQHVNTLRKGGAAVVDNLKMAHEVNFRASGEHAALSFEFKVSLNRYLNDLVDSPVRSLADVIAFNRKNLKLEKIDEYGQELFEASEKTNGIGEKEQKLLSKLATLSRDGFEKFMTDNRLDALVTYSSSASSILAIGGFPGIVVPAGYHDTENYPFGICFGGLKGSEPTLIEVAYAFEKATKIRKPPPLDQLISSTATPTAPDQVESATSTIAAATERLGLAAQEHPQGSLLQETGQI from the exons ATGGCAGCTGGGGATGACTTTCCCTTGACGGGTGGAG TGTCGCTCGGGACACAAGCAACTACAGTCCATGGATTCTCAATCAAGGAAGCCACCATAGACGATCTCCAACTCGCTTTTGAGCACAACCAACTCACCTCAAGGCAACTTGTCCAATTTTACCTTTCTGAAATCAGTAGCCTCAACCCTTTCCTTAAGGCGGTCATAGAAGTGAACCCGGATGCGCTTGACCTTGCTGACAAGGCTGACTATGAGCGCAAGACTAAGGCGCCGTCCGCAACACTCTCCAAGTTACATGGCATTCCCATTCTTGTCAAGGACAACATTGCAACCAAGGACAAGTTGAACACCACAGCTGGCTCTTATGCTTTGGTTGGCTCAGTTGTGCCGCGTGATGCGGGTGTTGTCACCAAGCTGAGGAATGCCGGAGCTATCATACTGGGAAAGGCCAGCTTGAGCGAGTGGTCGAATTGGAGGTCCAATTGTGCTCCTAACGGTTGGAGTGCCAGAGGCGGCCTAGGGCGG AATCCTTACAATATTGAGGTGACGCCTAGTGGCTCAAGCAGCGGGTCAGCAATATCGGTGGCAGCAAATCTGGCAGCAGTGGCACTGGGGACTGAGACAGATGGGTCAATTTTAAGTCCGTCCAGTTTTAACTCAGTAGTTGGCATGAAACCAACAGTCGGTCTTACTAGTCGAGCAGGGGTTGTCCCAATCTCCTCAAGACAGGACTCAGTTGG GCCCATTTGCAGGACAGTATCAGATGCTGCTTATGTTCTTGATGTAATCGCAGGCATTGACATCAACGATATTGCAACAACTGAGGCATTGCAGTACATCCCTGATGGTGGCTACGCACAGTTTCTCAAACTTGATGGACTTAAAGGAAAGAGATTGGGGATATTGAGAAAATTCTATGACTTAAATGATACTTTCTTGACCCAAACTTTTGAACAACATGTCAACACATTGAG GAAAGGAGGTGCTGCTGTGGTAGACAATTTGAAAATGGCTCATGAGGTCAATTTCCGTGCAAGTGGCGAACACGCTGCGTTGTCATTTGAGTTCAAAGTATCCTTAAACAGATACCTTAATGACTTGGTGGATTCCCCGGTGCGATCCTTGGCAGACGTGATTGCCTTCAACAGGAAGAACTTGAAACTG GAAAAAATCGATGAATACGGACAAGAGCTCTTCGAAGCATCCGAGAAGACTAATGGAATAGGGGAAAAAGAGCAGAAACTGTTGTCAAAGTTAGCGACACTGTCGAGAGATGGATTTGAGAAGTTCATGACAGATAACAGACTAGATGCCTTGGTGACCTATTCTAGCAGTGCGTCTTCTATCCTTGCAATTGGTGGTTTCCCGGGCATTGTTGTGCCAGCGGGATATCATGACACTGAAAACTACCCTTTTGGCATTTGCTTTGGGGGACTAAAGGGCTCGGAGCCAACGTTGATTGAGGTCGCGTATGCATTTGAGAAAGCAACTAAGATCAGGAAGCCTCCGCCTCTAGACCAACTTATCTCAAGTACCGCCACTCCTACTGCTCCCGATCAAGTTGAGTCCGCGACATCCACCATCGCTGCAGCCACAGAAAGACTCGGCCTAGCCGCTCAAGAGCACCCCCAAGGAAGTCTCTTGCAAGAAACTGGTCAAATATAA
- the LOC103409876 gene encoding probable amidase At4g34880 isoform X2: MAAGDDFPLTGGATTVHGFSIKEATIDDLQLAFEHNQLTSRQLVQFYLSEISSLNPFLKAVIEVNPDALDLADKADYERKTKAPSATLSKLHGIPILVKDNIATKDKLNTTAGSYALVGSVVPRDAGVVTKLRNAGAIILGKASLSEWSNWRSNCAPNGWSARGGLGRNPYNIEVTPSGSSSGSAISVAANLAAVALGTETDGSILSPSSFNSVVGMKPTVGLTSRAGVVPISSRQDSVGPICRTVSDAAYVLDVIAGIDINDIATTEALQYIPDGGYAQFLKLDGLKGKRLGILRKFYDLNDTFLTQTFEQHVNTLRKGGAAVVDNLKMAHEVNFRASGEHAALSFEFKVSLNRYLNDLVDSPVRSLADVIAFNRKNLKLEKIDEYGQELFEASEKTNGIGEKEQKLLSKLATLSRDGFEKFMTDNRLDALVTYSSSASSILAIGGFPGIVVPAGYHDTENYPFGICFGGLKGSEPTLIEVAYAFEKATKIRKPPPLDQLISSTATPTAPDQVESATSTIAAATERLGLAAQEHPQGSLLQETGQI; the protein is encoded by the exons ATGGCAGCTGGGGATGACTTTCCCTTGACGGGTGGAG CAACTACAGTCCATGGATTCTCAATCAAGGAAGCCACCATAGACGATCTCCAACTCGCTTTTGAGCACAACCAACTCACCTCAAGGCAACTTGTCCAATTTTACCTTTCTGAAATCAGTAGCCTCAACCCTTTCCTTAAGGCGGTCATAGAAGTGAACCCGGATGCGCTTGACCTTGCTGACAAGGCTGACTATGAGCGCAAGACTAAGGCGCCGTCCGCAACACTCTCCAAGTTACATGGCATTCCCATTCTTGTCAAGGACAACATTGCAACCAAGGACAAGTTGAACACCACAGCTGGCTCTTATGCTTTGGTTGGCTCAGTTGTGCCGCGTGATGCGGGTGTTGTCACCAAGCTGAGGAATGCCGGAGCTATCATACTGGGAAAGGCCAGCTTGAGCGAGTGGTCGAATTGGAGGTCCAATTGTGCTCCTAACGGTTGGAGTGCCAGAGGCGGCCTAGGGCGG AATCCTTACAATATTGAGGTGACGCCTAGTGGCTCAAGCAGCGGGTCAGCAATATCGGTGGCAGCAAATCTGGCAGCAGTGGCACTGGGGACTGAGACAGATGGGTCAATTTTAAGTCCGTCCAGTTTTAACTCAGTAGTTGGCATGAAACCAACAGTCGGTCTTACTAGTCGAGCAGGGGTTGTCCCAATCTCCTCAAGACAGGACTCAGTTGG GCCCATTTGCAGGACAGTATCAGATGCTGCTTATGTTCTTGATGTAATCGCAGGCATTGACATCAACGATATTGCAACAACTGAGGCATTGCAGTACATCCCTGATGGTGGCTACGCACAGTTTCTCAAACTTGATGGACTTAAAGGAAAGAGATTGGGGATATTGAGAAAATTCTATGACTTAAATGATACTTTCTTGACCCAAACTTTTGAACAACATGTCAACACATTGAG GAAAGGAGGTGCTGCTGTGGTAGACAATTTGAAAATGGCTCATGAGGTCAATTTCCGTGCAAGTGGCGAACACGCTGCGTTGTCATTTGAGTTCAAAGTATCCTTAAACAGATACCTTAATGACTTGGTGGATTCCCCGGTGCGATCCTTGGCAGACGTGATTGCCTTCAACAGGAAGAACTTGAAACTG GAAAAAATCGATGAATACGGACAAGAGCTCTTCGAAGCATCCGAGAAGACTAATGGAATAGGGGAAAAAGAGCAGAAACTGTTGTCAAAGTTAGCGACACTGTCGAGAGATGGATTTGAGAAGTTCATGACAGATAACAGACTAGATGCCTTGGTGACCTATTCTAGCAGTGCGTCTTCTATCCTTGCAATTGGTGGTTTCCCGGGCATTGTTGTGCCAGCGGGATATCATGACACTGAAAACTACCCTTTTGGCATTTGCTTTGGGGGACTAAAGGGCTCGGAGCCAACGTTGATTGAGGTCGCGTATGCATTTGAGAAAGCAACTAAGATCAGGAAGCCTCCGCCTCTAGACCAACTTATCTCAAGTACCGCCACTCCTACTGCTCCCGATCAAGTTGAGTCCGCGACATCCACCATCGCTGCAGCCACAGAAAGACTCGGCCTAGCCGCTCAAGAGCACCCCCAAGGAAGTCTCTTGCAAGAAACTGGTCAAATATAA
- the LOC103409899 gene encoding probable amidase At4g34880, translating into MATTNSRQRLFSLLSFLILILQSKISSGSETPIEESTIDDLQIAFKLKTLTSRQLVQFYLDRIQTLNSHLRGVLEVNPDALSQADSADEKRRKWESNPSARTRALPKLHGIPILLKDNIGTKDKLNTTVGSFALLGSKVPRDAGVVAKLRSSGAVILGKGSLSEWSYIRSFSAPYGWSARGGQGVNPYNSSLEVCGSSSGPAISVSANMVAVALGTETDSSILCPSSYNSVVGFKPTVGLTSRAGVIPVSPRQDTVGPICRTVADAVHVLDAIVGIDSNDIATHEASQYIPVGGYGQFLKANGLQGKRLGIVSRLFHEVKDDCFLNQTFEQHFTTLRKQGAVLVGNLEIANIEDILDLSLSGEFVAMLAEFKMALNPYLSELVESPVRTLRDVIAFNKNNSVLEKMNEYGQDLLEAAEKTNGIGAQEQEILSNLARLSRDGFEKLMKDENLDALVTYSNSAHSILGIGGFPGIVVPAGYHNVDKYPFGICFGGLKGSEPKLIEVAYAFEQATKIRKPPPVGSRGQLLSTTATPTPEVESSIPTIAAATKRPVLVTQENLKESACMTAVDMNFSRRILGAVLIRISLIMPLIVHEL; encoded by the exons ATGGCTACCACCAATTCAAGGCAGAGacttttctctctcctctcgtTTCTTATTCTAATTCTTCAATCCAAAATCTCATCTGGGTCCGAAACCCCAATTGAAGAATCCACCATTGACGACCTCCAGATCGCTTTCAAGCTCAAGACTCTGACTTCACGGCAACTGGTTCAGTTCTACCTGGACAGAATCCAAACCCTCAACAGCCACCTTAGAGGGGTCCTGGAGGTGAACCCAGATGCGCTTTCCCAGGCCGATTCCGCCGACGAAAAACGCCGGAAATGGGAATCGAACCCATCAGCCAGAACCAGAGCACTGCCGAAGCTGCACGGGATTCCCATTTTGCTCAAGGACAACATTGGCACCAAGGACAAACTTAACACCACCGTCGGCTCCTTTGCGCTGTTGGGTTCCAAAGTTCCGAGGGATGCCGGGGTTGTGGCGAAGCTGAGGAGCTCTGGGGCTGTGATTCTGGGGAAGGGTAGCTTGAGCGAGTGGTCGTATATCCGGTCGTTTTCCGCGCCGTACGGATGGAGTGCCAGAGGCGGCCAGGGTGTG AATCCTTATAATTCATCGCTGGAAGTTTGTGGATCAAGTAGTGGACCGGCAATATCTGTATCTGCAAATATGGTAGCTGTGGCTTTAGGGACAGAGACTGACAGCTCCATCTTATGTCCGTCCAGTTATAACTCGGTAGTAGGCTTCAAGCCAACCGTTGGTCTCACTAGTCGAGCTGGAGTCATCCCAGTGAGTCCGAGACAGGACACAGTTGG GCCAATTTGTAGAACAGTGGCTGATGCTGTTCATGTCCTGGATGCCATTGTCGGTATTGATAGCAACGATATCGCAACGCATGAAGCATCGCAGTACATCCCGGTGGGTGGCTATGGACAGTTTCTCAAGGCTAATGGTCTCCAAGGAAAGAGATTGGGGATAGTAAGTCGCTTGTTTCATGAAGTCAAGGATGATTGTTTCTTGAATCAAACTTTTGAGCAGCACTTTACCACACTGAG GAAACAAGGTGCAGTTTTGGTTGGAAATCTTGAGATAGCCAACATTGAAGATATTCTCGATTTATCTTTGAGTGGTGAATTTGTAGCAATGTTAGCGGAATTCAAAATGGCCTTGAACCCATACCTAAGTGAACTAGTTGAATCTCCGGTGAGAACCTTGAGAGATGTGATAGCATTCAACAAGAACAACTCAGTTTTG GAAAAGATGAATGAATATGGACAAGATCTCTTAGAAGCTGCTGAGAAGACTAACGGTATAGGAGCACAAGAGCAAGAAATATTGTCAAATTTAGCAAGACTGTCCAGAGATGGATTTGAGAAGTTGATGAAAGATGAGAACCTAGATGCGCTGGTGACTTATTCCAACTCTGCTCATTCAATCCTTGGAATTGGTGGTTTTCCAGGCATTGTTGTGCCGGCAGGATATCATAATGTTGACAAGTACCCTTTCGGCATTTGCTTTGGGGGACTAAAGGGTTCGGAGCCAAAGCTGATTGAGGTTGCGTATGCATTTGAGCAAGCAACTAAGATCAGAAAGCCTCCGCCTGTTGGTTCTCGAGGCCAACTCCTCTCTACCACCGCTACTCCCACTCCTGAAGTTGAGTCATCAATACCCACCATTGCTGCAGCCACAAAAAGACCCGTCCTAGTCACTCAAGAGAACCTCAAGGAAAGCGCTTGCATGACAGCagtcgacatgaatttttctagAAGGATACTTGGGGCAGTTTTAATAAGAATCAGTTTAATTATGCCGCTAATTGTCCATGAGCTCTAA